A part of Candidatus Dormiibacterota bacterium genomic DNA contains:
- a CDS encoding CHAD domain-containing protein — MSGTRSPRGGRATKFPAATTDWPREIVSARGRDVLKARRRVLRRGDGEAIHDLRVATRRLQATLEIVGDRLPDRPRRRLDRRARTLRRRLGAARNTWVLLGLLGEFRSVPGREERKFVADLARRLESTAGSRPSKKRRRLPGIRKRIRTLLREIANRPPDSAAPAGDAMGGHVRAVLRARAETRDGDPEAMHRLRIAIKRYRYALEALTEAGASGLRPAIQAARSLQSDLGSLHDLDVLIEVVRRNDHVPGAGGFLSHLLRGRTRQAEKSLRRLAGFRPVFAAPSGGGERPGRVAARRGSLPRQAQTGWTAA, encoded by the coding sequence GTGAGCGGGACGAGGAGTCCGCGCGGCGGACGAGCCACGAAATTCCCGGCGGCGACCACCGACTGGCCCCGGGAGATCGTCTCGGCGCGCGGTCGCGACGTCCTCAAGGCTCGCCGTCGCGTGCTGCGCAGAGGCGACGGCGAAGCGATTCATGATCTGCGCGTGGCGACGCGGCGTCTTCAGGCGACGCTGGAGATCGTCGGGGACCGGTTGCCGGATCGTCCCAGACGAAGGCTCGATCGCCGCGCGCGCACGCTGCGGCGGCGGCTCGGCGCGGCGCGCAACACCTGGGTCCTGTTGGGATTGCTCGGTGAGTTCCGATCCGTCCCGGGGCGCGAGGAACGAAAGTTCGTGGCGGACCTGGCCCGCCGCCTGGAGAGTACCGCCGGGTCACGCCCCTCGAAGAAGCGACGGCGCCTTCCCGGTATCCGCAAACGGATCCGGACGCTGCTGCGGGAGATCGCGAACAGGCCCCCAGACTCCGCCGCACCGGCGGGGGACGCCATGGGGGGCCACGTGCGGGCGGTGCTGCGGGCCCGCGCCGAAACCCGTGACGGTGATCCGGAAGCGATGCACCGGCTGCGCATCGCCATCAAGCGCTACCGCTATGCTCTCGAGGCTCTCACCGAGGCGGGCGCGTCGGGCCTGCGGCCTGCCATCCAGGCGGCGCGATCGCTGCAGAGCGACCTTGGAAGTCTTCACGATCTCGATGTCCTGATCGAGGTCGTGCGCCGGAACGATCACGTCCCGGGTGCCGGCGGCTTCCTGAGCCACCTCCTGCGCGGCCGCACACGCCAGGCCGAAAAGTCCCTGCGCCGCCTGGCCGGCTTCCGTCCCGTCTTCGCGGCCCCCTCCGGGGGCGGCGAGCGTCCGGGACGGGTCGCCGCGAGGCGCGGGTCACTCCCGCGTCAGGCGCAGACGGGATGGACGGCGGCATGA
- a CDS encoding Ppx/GppA phosphatase family protein, with the protein MKRTLLGVVDIGSNTIRSLIVEAHSDGAFRTLDDEREVARLAAGLNRQGRLSQAAMRRAVTALKRMAEIARARGVERMSVVATSAIRNAANRKPFVERVRAETGLRVRVISEQEEAELAFESAARSFDLADRPCAVADVGGGSTEVILALGSHIQQVHSLHLGSVTLTEEFLRSDPMRRREFKALRRQVRRRIDEARIEADPPPQLLIASGGTATSVAQMTMARQGLAGRPVQGFEMTQAELLHLHEALLRRSLSERREMPGLSPDRADIIIAGVTILYELMARLRVNALRVSAHGIRHALLNRMIARRFHTVSPPSRPRRLAAAEAFARSLHFEEPHAAQVQRIALSIFDQVAGPLGLDPDGRDLLGAAALLHDIGYVVGFKGHHKHTYRLIAHAQLDGFTPREREVIALVARFHRRSGPKKRHRAWAALARDDRSQVRRLAALLRVADALDRRHSQRLREIRCRVTRGRVRLTLISAQDLGVELHAAEAKANLFRKVFGRDISLDVARTAGTIPATPGRLRLVRRLTA; encoded by the coding sequence ATGAAGCGGACCCTCCTCGGCGTCGTGGACATCGGCTCGAACACCATCCGCTCTCTCATCGTCGAGGCCCACTCCGACGGCGCCTTTCGCACGCTCGATGACGAGCGCGAGGTGGCGCGCCTGGCGGCCGGGCTCAACCGCCAGGGGCGGCTGTCTCAGGCGGCCATGCGCCGCGCCGTGACCGCGCTCAAGAGGATGGCGGAGATCGCGCGCGCCCGCGGCGTCGAGCGCATGTCGGTCGTGGCGACGAGCGCCATCAGGAACGCCGCCAACCGGAAACCGTTCGTCGAGCGGGTTCGCGCCGAGACCGGCCTGCGTGTGCGGGTGATCTCCGAGCAGGAGGAGGCCGAGCTGGCCTTCGAGAGCGCCGCCCGCAGCTTCGACCTCGCCGATCGCCCGTGCGCCGTCGCGGACGTGGGCGGCGGCAGCACCGAGGTGATTCTGGCCCTGGGGAGCCATATCCAGCAGGTCCACTCGCTGCACCTGGGATCGGTGACGTTGACCGAGGAGTTCCTGCGCTCCGACCCGATGCGGCGGCGCGAGTTCAAGGCGCTCCGTCGGCAGGTGCGCCGGCGTATCGACGAGGCGCGCATCGAAGCGGACCCGCCGCCCCAGCTCCTGATCGCCTCGGGCGGAACGGCGACCTCCGTTGCGCAGATGACGATGGCCCGGCAGGGCCTGGCCGGGCGGCCGGTCCAGGGTTTCGAGATGACGCAGGCCGAGCTCCTGCATCTGCATGAGGCTCTGCTGCGTCGCAGCCTGAGCGAACGGCGGGAGATGCCGGGACTGTCGCCCGACAGGGCGGACATCATCATCGCCGGCGTCACCATCCTCTACGAGCTGATGGCCCGGCTGCGCGTGAACGCTCTGCGCGTCAGCGCGCACGGCATCCGCCACGCCCTCCTGAACCGCATGATCGCCCGGCGCTTCCACACGGTCTCTCCGCCCTCGCGGCCGCGGCGTCTGGCGGCGGCCGAGGCGTTCGCGCGCTCGCTGCACTTCGAGGAGCCGCACGCCGCCCAGGTGCAGCGGATCGCCCTGTCGATCTTCGACCAGGTCGCCGGACCGCTCGGGCTCGATCCGGACGGACGCGATCTCCTGGGGGCGGCCGCGCTCCTGCACGACATCGGATACGTGGTCGGATTCAAGGGCCACCACAAGCACACCTACAGGCTGATCGCCCACGCCCAGCTCGACGGCTTCACGCCGAGGGAGCGTGAGGTCATCGCCCTCGTGGCCCGTTTTCACCGCCGCTCGGGCCCGAAGAAGAGGCATCGCGCCTGGGCCGCCCTGGCGCGGGACGACCGCAGCCAGGTGCGTCGGCTCGCGGCTCTGCTGCGGGTCGCGGACGCCCTCGACCGCCGCCATTCGCAGCGCCTCAGAGAAATTCGCTGCCGGGTCACACGGGGCCGTGTCCGCCTCACCCTCATCTCGGCGCAGGACCTCGGAGTCGAGCTCCACGCGGCCGAGGCCAAGGCCAACCTGTTCCGCAAGGTATTCGGCCGGGACATCTCGCTCGACGTTGCGCGTACGGCCGGCACCATCCCCGCCACCCCCGGCCGCCTCCGGCTCGTCCGTCGCCTGACCGCCTGA